The following proteins are co-located in the Ailuropoda melanoleuca isolate Jingjing chromosome 13, ASM200744v2, whole genome shotgun sequence genome:
- the LZTS3 gene encoding leucine zipper putative tumor suppressor 3 isoform X3, whose product MAKLETLPVRADPGRDPLLAFAPRPSELGPPDPRLAMGSVGSGVAHAQEFAMKSVGTRTGSGGSQGSFPGPRSSGGGASRERPGRYPSEDKALANSLYLNGELRGSDHTDVCGNVVGSSGGSSSSGGSDKAPPQYREPSHPPKLLATSGKLDQCSEPLVRPSAFKPVVPKNFHSMQNLCPPQTNGTPEGRQGPGGLKGGLDKSRTMTPAGGGGGGLSDSGRNSLTSLPTYSSSYSQHLAPLSASTSHINRIGTASYGSGSGGSSGGGSGYQDLGTSDSGRASSKSGSSSSMGRPGHLGSGEGGGGGLPFAACSPPSPSALIQELEERLWEKEQEVAALRRSLEQSEAAVAQVLEERQKAWERELAELRQGCSGKLQQVARRAQRAQQGLQLQVLRLQQDKKQLQEEAARLMRQREELEDKVAACQKEQADFLPRMEETKWEVCQKAGEISLLKQQLKDSQADVSQKLSEIVGLRSQLREGRASLREKEEQLLSLRDSFGSKQASLELGEAELPSACLKPTLTPVDPAEPQDALATCESDEAKMRRQAGVAAAASLVSLDGEVDAGGESGTRALRREVGRLQAELAAERRARERQGASFAEERRVWLEEKEKVIEYQKQLQLSYVEMYQRNQQLERRLRERGAAGGASTPTPQHGEEKKAWTPSRLERIESTEI is encoded by the exons ATGGCGAAGCTGGAGACACTGCCTGTGCGCGCTGACCCAGGGCGGGATCCTCTCCTGGCCTTTGCCCCTCGGCCCTCTGAGCTCGGACCCCCAGACCCTCGCCTGGCCATGGGCAGTGTGGGCAGTGGGGTGGCCCATGCCCAGGAGTTTGCCATGAAGAGCGTGGGCACCCGCACGGGGAGTGGGGGCAGCCAGGGCAGTTTCCCTGGCCCCCGCAGCAGTGGTGGTGGGGCCAGCAGGGAGAGGCCAGGCCGCTACCCCTCAGAAGACAAGGCTCTCGCCAACTCCCTCTACCTCAACGGCGAGCTGCGGGGCAGTGACCACACCGATGTCTGCGGCAACGTGGTGGGCAGCAGTGGTGGCAGTAGCAGCAGCGGTGGCAGTGACAAGGCCCCACCACAGTATCGTGAGCCCAGCCATCCACCTAAGCTCTTGGCCACCTCTGGCAAGCTAGACCAG TGCTCAGAGCCGCTAGTTAGGCCTTCGGCCTTCAAGCCGGTTGTACCCAAGAACTTCCACTCCATGCAGAACTTGTGCCCCCCGCAGACCAATGGTACTCCTGAGGGACGACAGGGCCCTGGTGGTCTCAAGGGCGGACTGGACAAGTCTCGGACCATGACCCCagcgggcgggggtgggggcggcctcTCAGATTCAGGCCGGAACTCACTCACAAGCCTGCCCACCTACAGCTCCAGCTATAGCCAGCACCTGGCGCCCCTCAGTGCCTCCACCAGCCACATCAACCGCATCGGCACTGCCAGCTACGGTAGTggcagcggcggcagcagcggtGGTGGCTCGGGCTACCAGGACCTGGGAACCTCTGACAGTGGGCGGGCCTCCAGCAAGAGTGGGTCATCCTCCTCCATGGGGCGGCCAGGCCACCTGGGATCGGGGGAGGGCGGAGGTGGAGGCCTGCCGTTCGCGGCCTGCTCCCCACCCTCGCCCAGTGCTCTGATCCAGGAGCTAGAGGAGCGGCTGTGGGAGAAGGAACAGGAGGTGGCAGCTCTGCGGCGGAGCCTGGAGCAGAGCGAGGCCGCGGTGGCCCAGGTGCTGGAGGAGCGGCAGAAGGCGTGGGAGCGTGAGCTGGCCGAGCTGCGGCAGGGCTGCAGCGGGAAGCTGCAGCAGGTGGCCCGCCGCGCCCAGCGGGCCCAGCAGGGCCTACAGCTGCAGGTGCTGCGGCTGCAGCAGGACAAGAAGCAGCTGCAGGAGGAGGCAGCCCGGCTGATGCGGCAGCGGGAAGAGCTTGAGGACAAGGTGGCCGCCTGCCAGAAGGAGCAGGCTGACTTCCTGCCCCGGATGGAGGAAACTAAGTGGGAG gtgTGTCAGAAGGCGGGGGAGATCTCCCTCCTGAAGCAGCAGCTGAAGGACTCGCAGGCCGACGTGTCCCAGAAGCTGAGCGAGATCGTGGGGCTGCGCTCACAGCTGCGGGAGGGCCGGGCCTCGCTGCGGGAGAAGGAGGAACAGCTGCTCAGCCTGAGGGACTCCTTCGGCAGCAAACAGGCCAGCCTGGAGCTCGGTGAGGCGGAGCTGCCCTCTGCGTGCCTCAAGCCCACCCTGACCCCCGTGGACCCGGCCGAGCCCCAGGACGCCCTGGCCACGTGCGAGAGCGACGAGGCTAAGATGCGCCGGCAGGCCGGGGTGGCCGCCGCCGCCTCGTTGGTTTCCTTGGACGGGGAGGTGGATGCTGGTGGGGAGAGCGGGACGCGGGCCCTGCGGCGGGAGGTGGGGCGGCTGCAGGCCGAGCTGGCGGCTGAGCGGCGAGCCCGGGAGCGCCAGGGGGCAAGCTTCGCGGAGGAGCGCCGCGTGTggctggaggagaaggagaaggtcaTCGAGTACCAGAAGCAGCTGCAGCTGAGTTACGTGGAGATGTACCAGCGCAACCAGCAGCTGGAGCGGCGGCTGCGGGAGCGCGGGGCGGCGGGAGGTGCTAGCACACCCACCCCCCAACACGGCGAGGAGAAGAAAGCCTGGACGCCCTCCCGCCTCGAGCGCATTGAGTCCACGGAAATCTGA
- the LZTS3 gene encoding leucine zipper putative tumor suppressor 3 isoform X2: MAPADRASEGPRLEDPSAPHPLGKCPPGLVMAKLETLPVRADPGRDPLLAFAPRPSELGPPDPRLAMGSVGSGVAHAQEFAMKSVGTRTGSGGSQGSFPGPRSSGGGASRERPGRYPSEDKALANSLYLNGELRGSDHTDVCGNVVGSSGGSSSSGGSDKAPPQYREPSHPPKLLATSGKLDQCSEPLVRPSAFKPVVPKNFHSMQNLCPPQTNGTPEGRQGPGGLKGGLDKSRTMTPAGGGGGGLSDSGRNSLTSLPTYSSSYSQHLAPLSASTSHINRIGTASYGSGSGGSSGGGSGYQDLGTSDSGRASSKSGSSSSMGRPGHLGSGEGGGGGLPFAACSPPSPSALIQELEERLWEKEQEVAALRRSLEQSEAAVAQVLEERQKAWERELAELRQGCSGKLQQVARRAQRAQQGLQLQVLRLQQDKKQLQEEAARLMRQREELEDKVCQKAGEISLLKQQLKDSQADVSQKLSEIVGLRSQLREGRASLREKEEQLLSLRDSFGSKQASLELGEAELPSACLKPTLTPVDPAEPQDALATCESDEAKMRRQAGVAAAASLVSLDGEVDAGGESGTRALRREVGRLQAELAAERRARERQGASFAEERRVWLEEKEKVIEYQKQLQLSYVEMYQRNQQLERRLRERGAAGGASTPTPQHGEEKKAWTPSRLERIESTEI, translated from the exons ATGGCCCCTGCAGACCGGGCTTCGGAGGGTCCCAGGCTTGAGGACCCGtcggccccccacccccttggaAAG TGCCCCCCTGGCTTAGTCATGGCGAAGCTGGAGACACTGCCTGTGCGCGCTGACCCAGGGCGGGATCCTCTCCTGGCCTTTGCCCCTCGGCCCTCTGAGCTCGGACCCCCAGACCCTCGCCTGGCCATGGGCAGTGTGGGCAGTGGGGTGGCCCATGCCCAGGAGTTTGCCATGAAGAGCGTGGGCACCCGCACGGGGAGTGGGGGCAGCCAGGGCAGTTTCCCTGGCCCCCGCAGCAGTGGTGGTGGGGCCAGCAGGGAGAGGCCAGGCCGCTACCCCTCAGAAGACAAGGCTCTCGCCAACTCCCTCTACCTCAACGGCGAGCTGCGGGGCAGTGACCACACCGATGTCTGCGGCAACGTGGTGGGCAGCAGTGGTGGCAGTAGCAGCAGCGGTGGCAGTGACAAGGCCCCACCACAGTATCGTGAGCCCAGCCATCCACCTAAGCTCTTGGCCACCTCTGGCAAGCTAGACCAG TGCTCAGAGCCGCTAGTTAGGCCTTCGGCCTTCAAGCCGGTTGTACCCAAGAACTTCCACTCCATGCAGAACTTGTGCCCCCCGCAGACCAATGGTACTCCTGAGGGACGACAGGGCCCTGGTGGTCTCAAGGGCGGACTGGACAAGTCTCGGACCATGACCCCagcgggcgggggtgggggcggcctcTCAGATTCAGGCCGGAACTCACTCACAAGCCTGCCCACCTACAGCTCCAGCTATAGCCAGCACCTGGCGCCCCTCAGTGCCTCCACCAGCCACATCAACCGCATCGGCACTGCCAGCTACGGTAGTggcagcggcggcagcagcggtGGTGGCTCGGGCTACCAGGACCTGGGAACCTCTGACAGTGGGCGGGCCTCCAGCAAGAGTGGGTCATCCTCCTCCATGGGGCGGCCAGGCCACCTGGGATCGGGGGAGGGCGGAGGTGGAGGCCTGCCGTTCGCGGCCTGCTCCCCACCCTCGCCCAGTGCTCTGATCCAGGAGCTAGAGGAGCGGCTGTGGGAGAAGGAACAGGAGGTGGCAGCTCTGCGGCGGAGCCTGGAGCAGAGCGAGGCCGCGGTGGCCCAGGTGCTGGAGGAGCGGCAGAAGGCGTGGGAGCGTGAGCTGGCCGAGCTGCGGCAGGGCTGCAGCGGGAAGCTGCAGCAGGTGGCCCGCCGCGCCCAGCGGGCCCAGCAGGGCCTACAGCTGCAGGTGCTGCGGCTGCAGCAGGACAAGAAGCAGCTGCAGGAGGAGGCAGCCCGGCTGATGCGGCAGCGGGAAGAGCTTGAGGACAAG gtgTGTCAGAAGGCGGGGGAGATCTCCCTCCTGAAGCAGCAGCTGAAGGACTCGCAGGCCGACGTGTCCCAGAAGCTGAGCGAGATCGTGGGGCTGCGCTCACAGCTGCGGGAGGGCCGGGCCTCGCTGCGGGAGAAGGAGGAACAGCTGCTCAGCCTGAGGGACTCCTTCGGCAGCAAACAGGCCAGCCTGGAGCTCGGTGAGGCGGAGCTGCCCTCTGCGTGCCTCAAGCCCACCCTGACCCCCGTGGACCCGGCCGAGCCCCAGGACGCCCTGGCCACGTGCGAGAGCGACGAGGCTAAGATGCGCCGGCAGGCCGGGGTGGCCGCCGCCGCCTCGTTGGTTTCCTTGGACGGGGAGGTGGATGCTGGTGGGGAGAGCGGGACGCGGGCCCTGCGGCGGGAGGTGGGGCGGCTGCAGGCCGAGCTGGCGGCTGAGCGGCGAGCCCGGGAGCGCCAGGGGGCAAGCTTCGCGGAGGAGCGCCGCGTGTggctggaggagaaggagaaggtcaTCGAGTACCAGAAGCAGCTGCAGCTGAGTTACGTGGAGATGTACCAGCGCAACCAGCAGCTGGAGCGGCGGCTGCGGGAGCGCGGGGCGGCGGGAGGTGCTAGCACACCCACCCCCCAACACGGCGAGGAGAAGAAAGCCTGGACGCCCTCCCGCCTCGAGCGCATTGAGTCCACGGAAATCTGA
- the DDRGK1 gene encoding DDRGK domain-containing protein 1, with amino-acid sequence MVAAVVYLVAAALLVGLIFFLTRSRGRTTAAGQEPLHNEEPVVAGSLNQPRPLEPEEQRAGGRPRRRRDLGSRLQAQRRAQRVSWAEVDENEEEAIIPAQEEEGIEKPVESHLSGKIGAKKLRKLEEKQARKAQREAEEAEREERKRLESQREAEWKKEEERLRLEEEQKEEEERKAREEQAQREHEEYLKLKEAFVVEEEGVGETMTEEQSHSFLTEFINYIKQSKVVLLEDLASQVGLRTQDTINRIQDLLAEGTLTGVIDDRGKFIYITPEELAAVANFIRQRGRVSITELAQASNSLIAWGREPPVQSPA; translated from the exons ATGGTGGCCGCCGTGGTGTACCTGGTGGCGGCGGCTCTGCTTGTCGGCCTTATCTTTTTCCTGACTCGCAGCCGAGGTCGGACGACAGCAG CTGGTCAAGAGCCATTGCACAATGAGGAGCCGGTAGTAGCAGGCTCACTGAACCAGCCTCGGCCCCTGGAGCCTGAGGAGCAGAGAGCCGGGGGCAGGCCCCGGCGCCGGAGGGACCTGGGCAGCCGCCTGCAGGCCCAGCGTCGAGCCCAGCGTGTCTCCTGGGCAGAGGTGGATGAGAATGAGGAGGAAGCCATCATCCCAG CCCAGGAGGAAGAAGGTATCGAGAAGCCGGTGGAAAGTCACCTGTCAGGGAAAATTGGAGCCAAGAAACTACGGAAGCTAGAGGAGAAACAGGCGCGAAAAGCCCAGCGTGAG GCAGAGGAGGCTGAGCGTGAGGAGCGGAAACGCCTTGAGTCCCAGCGTGAGGCAGagtggaagaaagaggaggagcgGCTTCGCCTGGAGGAGGAACAAAAG gaagaggaagagaggaaggccCGGGAGGAACAGGCCCAGCGGGAGCATGAGGAGTACCTGAAACTGAAGGAAGCCTTCGTGGTGGAGGAGGAGGGTGTGGGCGAGACCATGACTGAGGAACAG TCCCATAGCTTCCTGACTGAGTTCATCAACTACATTAAG CAGTCCAAGGTCGTGCTCTTGGAAGACTTAGCTTCCCAGGTGGGCCTGCGGACTCAG GATACCATAAACCGCATCCAGGACCTGCTGGCTGAGGGGACTCTGACAG GTGTGATTGACGACCGGGGCAAGTTCATCTACATAACCCCTGAGGAACTGGCTGCCGTGGCTAACTTCATCCGACAGCGAGGCCGGGTGTCCATCACTGAGCTTGCCCAGGCCAGCAACTCCCTCATCGCCTGGGGCCGGGAGCCCCCTGTCCAGTCCCCAGCCTGA
- the LZTS3 gene encoding leucine zipper putative tumor suppressor 3 isoform X1: MAPADRASEGPRLEDPSAPHPLGKCPPGLVMAKLETLPVRADPGRDPLLAFAPRPSELGPPDPRLAMGSVGSGVAHAQEFAMKSVGTRTGSGGSQGSFPGPRSSGGGASRERPGRYPSEDKALANSLYLNGELRGSDHTDVCGNVVGSSGGSSSSGGSDKAPPQYREPSHPPKLLATSGKLDQCSEPLVRPSAFKPVVPKNFHSMQNLCPPQTNGTPEGRQGPGGLKGGLDKSRTMTPAGGGGGGLSDSGRNSLTSLPTYSSSYSQHLAPLSASTSHINRIGTASYGSGSGGSSGGGSGYQDLGTSDSGRASSKSGSSSSMGRPGHLGSGEGGGGGLPFAACSPPSPSALIQELEERLWEKEQEVAALRRSLEQSEAAVAQVLEERQKAWERELAELRQGCSGKLQQVARRAQRAQQGLQLQVLRLQQDKKQLQEEAARLMRQREELEDKVAACQKEQADFLPRMEETKWEVCQKAGEISLLKQQLKDSQADVSQKLSEIVGLRSQLREGRASLREKEEQLLSLRDSFGSKQASLELGEAELPSACLKPTLTPVDPAEPQDALATCESDEAKMRRQAGVAAAASLVSLDGEVDAGGESGTRALRREVGRLQAELAAERRARERQGASFAEERRVWLEEKEKVIEYQKQLQLSYVEMYQRNQQLERRLRERGAAGGASTPTPQHGEEKKAWTPSRLERIESTEI, translated from the exons ATGGCCCCTGCAGACCGGGCTTCGGAGGGTCCCAGGCTTGAGGACCCGtcggccccccacccccttggaAAG TGCCCCCCTGGCTTAGTCATGGCGAAGCTGGAGACACTGCCTGTGCGCGCTGACCCAGGGCGGGATCCTCTCCTGGCCTTTGCCCCTCGGCCCTCTGAGCTCGGACCCCCAGACCCTCGCCTGGCCATGGGCAGTGTGGGCAGTGGGGTGGCCCATGCCCAGGAGTTTGCCATGAAGAGCGTGGGCACCCGCACGGGGAGTGGGGGCAGCCAGGGCAGTTTCCCTGGCCCCCGCAGCAGTGGTGGTGGGGCCAGCAGGGAGAGGCCAGGCCGCTACCCCTCAGAAGACAAGGCTCTCGCCAACTCCCTCTACCTCAACGGCGAGCTGCGGGGCAGTGACCACACCGATGTCTGCGGCAACGTGGTGGGCAGCAGTGGTGGCAGTAGCAGCAGCGGTGGCAGTGACAAGGCCCCACCACAGTATCGTGAGCCCAGCCATCCACCTAAGCTCTTGGCCACCTCTGGCAAGCTAGACCAG TGCTCAGAGCCGCTAGTTAGGCCTTCGGCCTTCAAGCCGGTTGTACCCAAGAACTTCCACTCCATGCAGAACTTGTGCCCCCCGCAGACCAATGGTACTCCTGAGGGACGACAGGGCCCTGGTGGTCTCAAGGGCGGACTGGACAAGTCTCGGACCATGACCCCagcgggcgggggtgggggcggcctcTCAGATTCAGGCCGGAACTCACTCACAAGCCTGCCCACCTACAGCTCCAGCTATAGCCAGCACCTGGCGCCCCTCAGTGCCTCCACCAGCCACATCAACCGCATCGGCACTGCCAGCTACGGTAGTggcagcggcggcagcagcggtGGTGGCTCGGGCTACCAGGACCTGGGAACCTCTGACAGTGGGCGGGCCTCCAGCAAGAGTGGGTCATCCTCCTCCATGGGGCGGCCAGGCCACCTGGGATCGGGGGAGGGCGGAGGTGGAGGCCTGCCGTTCGCGGCCTGCTCCCCACCCTCGCCCAGTGCTCTGATCCAGGAGCTAGAGGAGCGGCTGTGGGAGAAGGAACAGGAGGTGGCAGCTCTGCGGCGGAGCCTGGAGCAGAGCGAGGCCGCGGTGGCCCAGGTGCTGGAGGAGCGGCAGAAGGCGTGGGAGCGTGAGCTGGCCGAGCTGCGGCAGGGCTGCAGCGGGAAGCTGCAGCAGGTGGCCCGCCGCGCCCAGCGGGCCCAGCAGGGCCTACAGCTGCAGGTGCTGCGGCTGCAGCAGGACAAGAAGCAGCTGCAGGAGGAGGCAGCCCGGCTGATGCGGCAGCGGGAAGAGCTTGAGGACAAGGTGGCCGCCTGCCAGAAGGAGCAGGCTGACTTCCTGCCCCGGATGGAGGAAACTAAGTGGGAG gtgTGTCAGAAGGCGGGGGAGATCTCCCTCCTGAAGCAGCAGCTGAAGGACTCGCAGGCCGACGTGTCCCAGAAGCTGAGCGAGATCGTGGGGCTGCGCTCACAGCTGCGGGAGGGCCGGGCCTCGCTGCGGGAGAAGGAGGAACAGCTGCTCAGCCTGAGGGACTCCTTCGGCAGCAAACAGGCCAGCCTGGAGCTCGGTGAGGCGGAGCTGCCCTCTGCGTGCCTCAAGCCCACCCTGACCCCCGTGGACCCGGCCGAGCCCCAGGACGCCCTGGCCACGTGCGAGAGCGACGAGGCTAAGATGCGCCGGCAGGCCGGGGTGGCCGCCGCCGCCTCGTTGGTTTCCTTGGACGGGGAGGTGGATGCTGGTGGGGAGAGCGGGACGCGGGCCCTGCGGCGGGAGGTGGGGCGGCTGCAGGCCGAGCTGGCGGCTGAGCGGCGAGCCCGGGAGCGCCAGGGGGCAAGCTTCGCGGAGGAGCGCCGCGTGTggctggaggagaaggagaaggtcaTCGAGTACCAGAAGCAGCTGCAGCTGAGTTACGTGGAGATGTACCAGCGCAACCAGCAGCTGGAGCGGCGGCTGCGGGAGCGCGGGGCGGCGGGAGGTGCTAGCACACCCACCCCCCAACACGGCGAGGAGAAGAAAGCCTGGACGCCCTCCCGCCTCGAGCGCATTGAGTCCACGGAAATCTGA